A stretch of DNA from Maridesulfovibrio sp.:
AATCGACCTCCGGAGCAAGTTTCGACGCAAGAAGTGCTTCTTGCTCCATGACAGGCACAAGGTCAAGTCCCTTGACCGGAGCAAGCTGAGCCTCTTTAGCAACTAAATAAGCCAAAAGATAGTGTCCGAGGCCGGAGTCCGGCTTTTTTTGCAGAAATTGACGCAAGACAGCCTGACTCTGTTTGGCGTAATCGGCACTTTTGACCGTACCGCTTTCCAGAAGCCATGCGGAACATGCAGCGGACTGCAGGATATCCGAATCATTTTTACCGGTTGCCAGAACTTCCGCCTGAGCGCGGGAACAAGGCTTCCAGAGAACCACGCCTCCGGCATTGTATTCAAAAAGAGGCAGATCATACCGGGCAGCGGAACATCCGCAGCAGACAAGCAGCAACAACAATAGAACCGTGCGCAATGGAAGTCTCATCACTTAAGCTCCTTGTCGGCAGGGCCGAACCCGGTTGTCTGTAGGAGCTTGAGCAGACCTGCTGCCGAAGGATCCTTTGCCATGTCCAGCAATACTGCCTGCAAACGCAGAGCATCATCATCCACCTTGTCGAACCAGACCACCGGACTGGTGGGCAGTTTTCCGGAAGTGTACACAACCTTGGTGTTTCCGTAGCGGTCCGACCCTTCAACCACCGAATATTGCGCGCCGTCCAGGCAGACTCCAACAGCACGCCCCTTATTGACCTTGCGCAGCACGCGCAGGGCATTATGAGTTCCTTCAATGGAAAAGGAAGTCTTCTCTTTTCCACCGAAAAGGATTGCGGTGGACTCCGGCGTGTAAAGCATGGAGCCGTAAACCGTTCCCTTGATATCCCGGACGGAATCCGGCCCGTCAGCAGGCACGAGCAGCCGCCAGACATCCTTGCTCTGCCCCTGCGGCATGGTCGAGGCTACGGGAACCATGTTGAACTTGCTGCTGAAGCTCATGAAAAAGGTAAGGTCGGTAATCCCCCAGGCAGGCTTGTCTGCGCTTAGGCCGGACAGAGCAGCCTGAAGATCATTGTAGTACACGCCCTTTACCGGGACACCCAGTTTTTTGCTCATGTACCCGGCCAGTTCATCCATAACCGGCTGTGCTTCGGCCGTATTGCCGGGCTGCCCCGGCTGGATAACCGCAAAGTCGAATCGTCCTGCCGCAAAGGAGGAAGCGGCAAAGACGAAAACCGAAAGCAACGCGAAAAGCAGTATCTTTCTGAACATAGACTATTTTCCCTTGATCTTTTCAATAAGTCTGAACACGGCCGGAAGCACAACCATGCAACCCACGAGACAGGTGGCCGATCCGGTGACCATGATCCCTCCCAGTGAGGCGAGTCCCCGGTGATGGGCCAGCAGAAGTCCTCCGAAACCTATCATGGTCGTGCAGAAACTCAGCCCGACAGCTACCGGCGTGCTGGTATGGTAAAGCCTTTCTCCCTCGGTAAGCTCCTTCCAGCGGGCCAGAAAATGCACCCCTCCGTCAACACCGATGGCAATTAAAATGGGCACCGCGAAAAAATTGGCCAGATTGAAGCTAAGGCCGGTAAACCCCATTACCTCCAGCAGCCAGAATATACCGGCAACAAGCGGCAGAAGCGCCATAATAACGTAACTGATGCTGAACGAGGTAAGGAACAGTATCAGCGAGACCAGAATTACCGTCAGCCCGGCAGCCTCAAGAAAAGTCTCGCGCATGAGCAGCGAAGACTCGTGAACCACCACGGGTACTCCGGTCACATCGGGATCGACCCGGCGCAGGTCGGCTACAAATCCGGTAAGCTTGTCAAAATCCCAGACATTGTCAACGGGCGAAACCTTGATCATGTAACGGCCGTCTTTGCCTACGTACATGGACCGCAACTGTTCCGGAAGGTTGTCCGGGGTTACGGAGCGCACTTCCAGAATCTCCTTGAGCCAGCGGAATGAATCCGAAAGTTCCGTCACCAGTCCGCTTTGTAGCGGAGCAAGGTTGAGCGTCACCGCCGGGTTCTCCTCGATCATATCGATACATTTTTCAGCCTTGTCGACAATGGCCGAAACCTGATCCAGCTCCTTCCGCGCTCCGGCCGAAAACAGCTTTTCCTCCAGCCCTTCAAGAGACTCGATAAGGTTGGCCAGAGCCAGCTGCACCTTGTGCGGTTCAATCGTGTGCAGCCCGGACTGTTTAAAATCAATTCCGGCCAGAACCCTGGCTTCGCCGCGCAGAATTTCAGCTTTTTCCTTCTGGCCCTCGGGCAGGTAATCCAGAATGGACTCTATCCGCCCTACCGAAGGAATCTTTTTCAACTCGGCGGTCAGTCGGCGCACACCCGCAAGATCCGGGCTGGTCATGACCGCAAACCATGTTGATTCATCTGATTCGTTGATAAGCACATGCTCGTATTCAACGGATTCCAGCCCCTTGGCCTGCAGTTCCAGAAGATTGTAATTGAATCCGACTTTCTGAAGTCCCGGATAGGCAAGAGCGGAAAGCAGAACGACCGCCAGAAGCACAGGTACAGGACGCGAAACAATTTTTTCCATGAACGGCATGGTGGCCATGCGCGGATGGGACGAGGGAAACATGTCCCTGCGCCCGGCAATGAGCAACATGGCAGGCAGCACGGTCAGCATGGCAATGAGGCAGAAAATGATTCCGGTTCCGCCTACCAGCCCAAGTTCGGCCAGCCCCACGAAGTCCTGCCCCAGTACGGCGTAAAATGCGCAGACCGAGGTGATACCCCCCAGAAGAACGCCGGGACCGGTATGAATAAGAGCCTCTTTGACGGCGTCATCAGGAGTCAGTCCTGCCGCGGTTCCTTCCACGTAGCGCATGACAATATGGATACCGAAATCCACCCCGATCCCTACAAGGACCAGTGCAAAGACAATGGAAAGCAGGTTCAGACTGCCCAGAGTCACCAGCGTGAACCCGAAGGTCCAGGCCATGGCGCAGAACAGGGACACCATGACCAGCATGGGCCGCAGCCAGCCGTGCAGTATAATCATGAACAGAAGTCCCACAGCCACGGCGGAAATAATCGCGGCAAGGGTCATGTCCTTGTCGGTGGTATGCATCTCGTCCGCTGAAAGCACGGGACGCCCGGTCAGCCCGGCTTCGACCTCGGGGAATTCCTGCCGTACCTGATCCAGAGATTCGCGCACGAATTTCAGCGAAGGCCCGATGACATCCATGGCACCGAAATCTTTCTTGGGCAGGATGCGCATGATCAGGAGCTTGCCGCTGCGGGTAAAGAAATAGTGTATTCCGGCCTTGTCCAGACCGAGTACCGGGCCGCCCTTGGCTGCGGCGTCAGGACCCTGCTCCAGAGCGGATTCCATGTCACCGACAAACGAACCCAGTGCCCCCATTACCGGGCCGAACATTTCCGGGTCTGCACCGCCGTTTCCGTATTTACCGCCCAGCAGTCCGGCCGTGATGTTCAGAAATCCGGCAAGCCCCGGTTCCTTGAACCATTCCCGGCCCAGCGGACCGAAATCCTGCGCGAGCTTCACAAACTCCCGCAACTCGTCCGGGCTGGCGAACATCAGCACTCCCGGCCCCATTTCCCGCGGGGACATAGCGTAATGTACCTCCCGGACAAGATCAGGACGTTTTTCCAGCCGCGAGGCCAGAACTGTAGCGAACTGCGCGGCCTTATCCCTTCCGGAATCGGTACCGCCGGTTCTGATGACCACGAACATGTATTCCTGATCCCCGAAATTCCTGATCTGATCAAGGTTGCGTTTCTGAAACGGCAGTTCATGCGAGATAAGGTTGTCCTGATCACTGTCCAGATGCAGCCACAATGCAGATGAAACTCCGCAGGCAACCGCCAGAAGAATTCCGCAGACAACCACAAGAACCGGAGCCCGGCGGACCATGTTCCACAGTCCCATGATGAAAGAAATCTGAATATTCTTGAATACGTTCACGCAATACGTGCCCGCCGGGATACGGACGGGGCTTTTTATGAAAAATCTCAAATAAACAAAGAAGGCAAACCATA
This window harbors:
- a CDS encoding PhnD/SsuA/transferrin family substrate-binding protein, encoding MFRKILLFALLSVFVFAASSFAAGRFDFAVIQPGQPGNTAEAQPVMDELAGYMSKKLGVPVKGVYYNDLQAALSGLSADKPAWGITDLTFFMSFSSKFNMVPVASTMPQGQSKDVWRLLVPADGPDSVRDIKGTVYGSMLYTPESTAILFGGKEKTSFSIEGTHNALRVLRKVNKGRAVGVCLDGAQYSVVEGSDRYGNTKVVYTSGKLPTSPVVWFDKVDDDALRLQAVLLDMAKDPSAAGLLKLLQTTGFGPADKELK
- a CDS encoding MMPL family transporter — translated: MNVFKNIQISFIMGLWNMVRRAPVLVVVCGILLAVACGVSSALWLHLDSDQDNLISHELPFQKRNLDQIRNFGDQEYMFVVIRTGGTDSGRDKAAQFATVLASRLEKRPDLVREVHYAMSPREMGPGVLMFASPDELREFVKLAQDFGPLGREWFKEPGLAGFLNITAGLLGGKYGNGGADPEMFGPVMGALGSFVGDMESALEQGPDAAAKGGPVLGLDKAGIHYFFTRSGKLLIMRILPKKDFGAMDVIGPSLKFVRESLDQVRQEFPEVEAGLTGRPVLSADEMHTTDKDMTLAAIISAVAVGLLFMIILHGWLRPMLVMVSLFCAMAWTFGFTLVTLGSLNLLSIVFALVLVGIGVDFGIHIVMRYVEGTAAGLTPDDAVKEALIHTGPGVLLGGITSVCAFYAVLGQDFVGLAELGLVGGTGIIFCLIAMLTVLPAMLLIAGRRDMFPSSHPRMATMPFMEKIVSRPVPVLLAVVLLSALAYPGLQKVGFNYNLLELQAKGLESVEYEHVLINESDESTWFAVMTSPDLAGVRRLTAELKKIPSVGRIESILDYLPEGQKEKAEILRGEARVLAGIDFKQSGLHTIEPHKVQLALANLIESLEGLEEKLFSAGARKELDQVSAIVDKAEKCIDMIEENPAVTLNLAPLQSGLVTELSDSFRWLKEILEVRSVTPDNLPEQLRSMYVGKDGRYMIKVSPVDNVWDFDKLTGFVADLRRVDPDVTGVPVVVHESSLLMRETFLEAAGLTVILVSLILFLTSFSISYVIMALLPLVAGIFWLLEVMGFTGLSFNLANFFAVPILIAIGVDGGVHFLARWKELTEGERLYHTSTPVAVGLSFCTTMIGFGGLLLAHHRGLASLGGIMVTGSATCLVGCMVVLPAVFRLIEKIKGK